The genomic segment TTTTGAATATAAAAATCACTCAGGCGAAATGCCTGTTCCATCTCCATTCCATTTTGTTTACAGAGTCTGGTTATCATTGCGGTAGTGATAACAAAATGATATTTCATATTTGTGACCGCATTCTTTGACAGTACTCCCACACCATCACACTCTGTAAATCTCTGCCGTTCACAATTCTTCTTAACAGTTTTTATATCTCCACTTGCAACTGCACGATAGAACAATAATTCCTCTGTCGGTTCTCTGTGCTTAATTTCATCAAACTCATCTTCTGCCTCAAAAAGAAGCCATTCGTTCTGATAACTCATATGTCTCTCCTACGCCAATGCCAGCAATTCTTTTCCTTCTTTCAGTCTCTCATAAAACTGTATGTAGAAATCCTGATTTTGATCATATGGTTTGAGATAGAATCTGTTCACCACAAAGAGGTTCAGATTTCTGATCAGATCTGGATCCTCAGCATTGTACAGTACTTCCTGCACATCCAGCAGAAAATAATGCCAGTCATTTACAAATTTCTCATATTTTTTCAGATCCGGTGTGTCCACCCACTTCTTTACCTTGATCTTACTGCGGTTTGTTTTAGGACATTCGTGAATCTGAAGAATATATTTAAAACTGCCATTCTCGTAGAATCTTCCCAGCGGGAATAATCTGCAGAATCCCGGCCGAATAGAGTGGATGTGACAGCGTCCTTCACTGTTAAGGAATATACACTGTTCCTTAACTCCTGTCATCCGAAGATGCGGAAGGATATTTCCATCTGTCACTCCCAGTTCCAGATATTCCTGTAAAAGCTGCTCTGCTGATTTCTGTAATCCTGCCGACAATCTGTATACATCATATGGATCCAGGAGCACAGAATCTCCCATTCCCTGACAACAGTCACAGCAGCCTTCACAGTCATGGCAGTCTGCCTTTACCATATCATTAGAATCATATAATTTACCATCCGAAATCTCTTCCAGTGTCTGTTCTCTGCGCATATGCTATGCTTTTTCCTTTCTCTCAAAAAGCCTCTAATCCTGTAACACCCCAGTCTGAAGCAAGATCTTTCATACCTTCCAAAACTTCCTCCCTTGAATATCCGTTATCATCCAGGAAATCTCCATCCATATCATTCAGATACAGATAAAAGGTCAGTGCCAGTTCCAGATAGTCTACATCATCTTCTACCATACCCATATATAATTCGTTTTCTGCTTCATTGATCTTGCCTTCTTCTGCCAGTTTCATAATTGTAGCAAAAAGCCGGTCTGCCTCTGTGTAATCTGCTTCCTTCTCCGGAAGTTTGTAATTGGGCTGCTGCTCATGAAGCAGAAGCTTCGCGATCAGTCTTCCTACGTCCTGAATATTTCTTATCATATGATCATCCTGTACTGCCATAATATTATCTTCCCTTCTTTTTTATTTTACCTGGTACATCGTTTCGTAAATAACTATACCCATCGCATAGAATGCGGATTCGCAGACAAGAGAGTGATATAGTTATTCCAGTTTTAATCCTGCCAGTGCCTGTGCAAATGCATTATTCACCGGCTCCTTGGCTTCTTTCTGCTGCTGTCTCATATATTTTTGAACATCACGCTTATTGACTCCTGCTCCCTCTTTGGCCCTTCTCGCCTGAAAAGCAGAGAGCTTTTCTTTATAGCCGCAGGCACAGATAAATGTCTCTTCCTTACCTTTCACATACATTTCCATACGTTTATGACACTTGGGACAACGGGCATTGGTAGTTCTGGACAGGGTTTCTTTATAACCGCACTCTCTGTCCTGACATACAAGCATTTTTGCATTCTTTCCATTCACTGCCAGAAGCTTCTTTCCGCAGTTC from the Blautia wexlerae DSM 19850 genome contains:
- a CDS encoding DUF6483 family protein is translated as MAVQDDHMIRNIQDVGRLIAKLLLHEQQPNYKLPEKEADYTEADRLFATIMKLAEEGKINEAENELYMGMVEDDVDYLELALTFYLYLNDMDGDFLDDNGYSREEVLEGMKDLASDWGVTGLEAF
- a CDS encoding YkgJ family cysteine cluster protein, which produces MRREQTLEEISDGKLYDSNDMVKADCHDCEGCCDCCQGMGDSVLLDPYDVYRLSAGLQKSAEQLLQEYLELGVTDGNILPHLRMTGVKEQCIFLNSEGRCHIHSIRPGFCRLFPLGRFYENGSFKYILQIHECPKTNRSKIKVKKWVDTPDLKKYEKFVNDWHYFLLDVQEVLYNAEDPDLIRNLNLFVVNRFYLKPYDQNQDFYIQFYERLKEGKELLALA